The following are encoded together in the Deltaproteobacteria bacterium genome:
- a CDS encoding peroxiredoxin translates to MIQVGQKAPDFKASAVLANGEFKDISLSDYKGRYVLLFFYPLDFTFVCPTEIIAFSEAVAEFEKRNVQVLGVSIDSKFSHLAWRKTPKKEGGIGEIKYPLIADVTKEISRKFGVLLEDAGIALRGLFLMDKEGVIHHQVVNNLPLGRSVEEAIRMVDALQFFEKNGEVCPANWRPGLDTIKPGVEASKSYFSKHG, encoded by the coding sequence ATGATACAAGTTGGACAAAAAGCCCCTGATTTTAAAGCTTCGGCCGTGCTGGCAAACGGTGAATTCAAGGATATTTCTCTTTCGGATTACAAGGGGAGGTATGTACTTTTATTCTTCTACCCGCTTGATTTCACTTTCGTCTGCCCCACTGAGATTATCGCTTTCTCAGAAGCGGTGGCCGAGTTTGAAAAACGTAATGTCCAGGTGCTGGGGGTTTCTATCGACTCCAAATTCAGCCACCTGGCCTGGAGAAAGACACCAAAAAAAGAAGGAGGAATTGGTGAGATCAAATATCCTCTCATCGCCGATGTCACCAAAGAGATTAGCCGTAAATTTGGCGTGCTGCTTGAGGATGCAGGCATTGCACTTCGGGGTTTGTTCTTAATGGATAAAGAGGGTGTTATTCATCACCAAGTGGTGAACAATCTTCCCTTGGGACGCAGTGTTGAAGAAGCCATTCGTATGGTGGATGCCCTTCAATTCTTCGAAAAAAATGGTGAAGTTTGCCCCGCCAATTGGAGACCCGGTTTGGATACCATCAAGCCTGGTGTAGAGGCTTCGAAGTCTTATTTTTCAAAACATGGTTAA
- a CDS encoding HDOD domain-containing protein, with protein MYSSSVIVFRKLEMVHNLPTLPQIIQQLSRLINDPNSDASQIKKLLENDPSLMTNILSVANSVFYRGVSKPITSLKLAIARLGLSCVYNLGLSSAIFSVFNDGEISFDRKEFWKHSISSGIAMNVLFPYSNLKERKEYSLDVLHLMGVIHDMGRIVFDQFFHEDFIEALKISIEKNCPLFMAEEEVFKTTHAEVGAWLASHWSLSEIFVESIRNHHHPFREEGKYNDLSALVNVADYLCNIQHWGDSGGPPCDEDFLASWYSAGLPAEKYDELLLQIQAALQESTPLFLAIR; from the coding sequence ATGTACTCTTCATCCGTCATTGTGTTTCGCAAACTAGAGATGGTTCATAATTTACCTACTCTGCCGCAAATTATTCAACAACTTTCACGCCTAATCAATGACCCCAACTCTGATGCCTCACAAATCAAAAAACTTCTGGAAAATGACCCCTCTCTCATGACCAATATTCTAAGTGTTGCCAACTCGGTATTCTACCGGGGGGTTTCTAAACCCATCACCTCGCTAAAGCTGGCCATTGCCCGTTTAGGCCTTTCTTGTGTCTATAATTTGGGCCTTTCCAGCGCTATTTTTTCTGTCTTCAATGATGGTGAAATCAGTTTTGACCGCAAGGAGTTTTGGAAGCACTCCATTAGTTCAGGCATTGCCATGAATGTTCTTTTTCCCTATTCCAACCTGAAAGAAAGGAAGGAATACAGTCTAGATGTTTTACATTTAATGGGCGTCATTCATGACATGGGTCGTATTGTTTTTGATCAGTTTTTTCACGAAGATTTTATAGAAGCCTTAAAAATTTCTATTGAGAAAAACTGCCCTCTGTTCATGGCAGAAGAAGAAGTATTTAAAACCACCCATGCCGAGGTGGGGGCCTGGTTGGCCTCGCACTGGTCTTTATCCGAAATTTTTGTGGAAAGCATCCGCAATCACCACCATCCCTTTCGGGAAGAAGGAAAATATAACGATTTGTCGGCCCTGGTAAACGTGGCGGATTATCTCTGCAACATCCAGCACTGGGGAGATAGCGGAGGACCTCCCTGCGATGAAGATTTTCTGGCATCTTGGTACAGCGCAGGACTGCCCGCAGAAAAATACGACGAGCTTCTCCTTCAAATTCAGGCGGCCCTACAAGAATCGACTCCTTTGTTTCTAGCCATTCGTTAA